TGGTCCAACAAACAAAAGCCCCATGCGGTTTTTTGAGGAAGTGGAAAAATACGAACAGTCACATTTTTAAAATGTCCAAAAATACCATCGCTCCCCACCAACATACGGCGTAAATCGGGGCCGGTGGCCGAACGGGGAGCAGATTTAAGAGTAAATTCCTGTCCAGAAGAAGTAACTCCTTCACCCCCCACACATAAATCCTCAATACCCCCGTGCTGCAAAAAATAATAATTGGGAATTCGCTCCGCTAAAACACGGGCGTAAGTCAAAGAAGCATCTTCCTCCACGGGTTTATAGCCCGAATAAAACCCTTCACTTAAAAGCATAGCTTCGCAGGCCGCAAGAGTAGTGCCGGTCGATACAGTAATGATTTGCGATATTTTATTAATTTCCATTATGCAGCTTTCTTTTTATCTTTTTTATCGCCATACAATTTACCGGGATTCATAATACCTAACGGATCGTACGTTTTTTTAAGAGCACGAAACAAAGAGGCACCTTCGCCCCATTCATCGGGCATGTACTTGGCTTTTAAACGCCCAATACCGTGGTGATGACTGATAACGCCTCCATATTTTTGGCAGGTGGTGAGTGCTTTTCCCCAAACCTTATCGTAAAGTCTTTCCGATCGACGTAGCCCTTTCATGGGAGCAACAAAAGTAAAATAAAGAGAACCGCCATCGGAATACACATGCGAGAGATGCGCCATCACAAAAACGCTACCCTTTAAGGCAGAAATCATTTTTTTATAAAGCGTATGGAGTTTATCCCAGGTAGCGGCAATTTCTATGGTGTCGGTAAAGGCACCGGCCGTAAATAATTTGGAGGCTTTATAGGAAACATGATACCTGTTTTGTAACCAAAATTTACCGGGTTCTTCACCCAAACTTTGCCCGCCTAAACCTAACGCAATAGAAGACGAAATTTTTTGTTCTTCCGTTACAACGCGCTTGTTGCCTTCCCATAAAAAAACCACCAAACAACCGGCATTAGCTACTCGGCTTGCTACCTGAAACAAAGACGGCACCTTAAGCCCCAAACGCAAACCAAAATTTTTGAGTTCGTCGCTAACCGGCTTAAAAAAACCAGGCCATTTCATTTTAGAATCGCCATGTTTGGACGAAAGGAGAATAAGCGTATCAAGTGAATCGTACAAGCGCACTACCGATGGCTTGATGCCCGATTGTAAAATACGACGGATGGCATCAATAGCCGTTTCCATGTTTGGGAATTTAAATCCTTCAAAAAGAGTAGCTTCGGGCAAGGGATACATTTTAAGACGCGCTTTGGTAATAATGCCAAGAGTTCCTTCGCTGCCTACAAACATCTGGTTTAAATCAAGACCCGATATATTGTTGATATTACGTGTACGAATAATTTCGCCAGTGCCGGTTACCACTTCAAAATCGTAAATCATGTCTTCAATTTTTCCGTACTTGGTAGACTGCTGCCCGGCCGAGCGCGCTGCCAAACAGCCACCCAGAGAGGCACACAGGATAGACGACGGCGTATGTCCTAAAGTAAACCCGCGGCGATTGAGTTCATCTTCAAAAACTTTTTGTAAAATCCCGCACTCGGCTTCCACCAGCATGTTTTGCGTATCAACCTTAAGAATGCGGTTCATTTTTTTAAGGTCGATGATCATGCCACCGTATATAGGGAGGGTTCCACCACACACACCCGAACCTCCACCATAGGGAATGATAGGAATTTGGTGACGTACGGCTACCTTAACAAGCTTTTGCACCTGCTCGGTAGTTTGGGGCCACACAATGATATCGGGAAAACATTCGGTTTTATTGTAATGATTTTGTAGCGCGCTCTTAAAATTGGAATCGCGGGAATAATTGAGGCGATCGATATGAGAAAAAGAAAGGTTATGAAGGCCTACAATTTCCTCAATTTTGGAAAGTGCCGTCTTTTTAAGCTTGGGCGGATCAATTTTCATCAAGGCGATGATGATATAGCCCTATTACAGATTGTCAAACGCCAAATTAGACTTAAAAACGCACCTTTATTGAGCGTCAGGCGCTGGCGTATATTCGTAACAACCAATGTCGATATGACCATCAGCCTGACGTGGATTGCCATCAAGATCCGTATCATAATATTTTAGCAAATCAGCTGGAATGGGATACACTCTAGCAGAAATAGCCGGGCCACCATGCACCTTATAGTTTTCAGATATGGACAAGCTTGCTTCAGAGGCCGAAACGTTATCGCTAGCAACTGTTGCACCCAAGGCCGCTTCCATATCGGCAACAGTATCATAGTAGCTATAATGCTCCTCAGAGCAGTGAACTATTCTTACTGAGTTGCAATAAGACTTATACGTTGCCAAGCATGCTATCACATCTCCAGCTTCCCTTGGGTTATAACCCGGATCATTATCACAAATATCTGTAGCGCACGATCCAATATATGTATCAATAGCCGTCTGATCGTCTCTTGCACTGGTAAGGTCTGAACATTCCGGGTTATCGTATAAAGAATCAATATCGCCATAAACCCCGGCATGCCCATATTGATCAGCATCAAAGTCCGAATCAAAAATATTATTTTTTACCAAATCAACAGTCCAGTTTTCTTCTGCAGCCGTTTCGGCCTGGGAATCGGGATCAATTTCTTGAATAGCTACCGACAAACCATTTTCTGTGAGAATAATGTTATTGGCTATTTTTATACTTCTATTATCAAAATTTTGAAGTTGAATAACACCTTCACCCTCACCATATGAATCGGTTTTAACAGTATTGTTAAACATGGCCAAGTTTGTATTACTCCCATTAAAAGCATTAATAGTATATGTTTTATTACCAGACCCCAAACTTATGGCCATATAATTGCCAACTACATTGGCTAAGGCAAGATATGAATCAACAGACTCTATGCCAATGCTTTTTGAGCCCGTTTGATAAGACGTGAATATTTCATCTTTAATAACAATTTTGTTTTTAATTATTTCAAACCCGTATCTTAACATTTTGATACCGTAGTTACTTGTTGCCGATGCAATGGTAATCTCATTATTGGTGATAGAGGCAAATGTCCCTGAAAAGGTTTTACCTTCTTCTGCACAACTTACATAAATACCATATAAAAGCGTGCCCGGCACATCAAGCTTCACTATGTTTTTATGAATATTTAATTCAACCAAATCATCCAAATCTGCTTGTTCAATTTTTATAGCAAACACTTCTGAGGGTGTGCCGGTTCCAGTTGCTGTACTAATATTGTTATTTACAATATTGATGGTTGGATCTGCATGAAAGTGTGTAAGATCTTCAATATTTATATAAACAATTTGATTAGTCATGGATGCAGAAGCTTCATTCACGATAACAGAATTCTGCAAGGTAAATTTTACGTGATCAGTATCGGGAGCATCATAAGAAACAGCCTTATACCCACCTTTTACACGCATATTGATACCATCCACTATCACATTAGCTCCGGTAATATTAAAAAGGGTACTTTTGTCGGCCGTTAGAGATGTAATATGTGTGGGATAACCTTGAGTATTAAAGTCACGGGTTACGTGATCGATAGTATCACAAGCGGCTAAACCGGTGTTTTGATTTGTACAATAATAACCACCTAAAATTGAAACTGATTTACTTACATTAAGAGCTGCATCTACTTCACTATCGCCATTAAAAACAACAAGCGTGCTTCCATCTACTACCTTGTCGTCACCTAAGGCTTCAGCTAAATTTGTATAAGGATTTGCTAAACTTCCTTGAGTGCCATTAAAGGTAGTGCCTGAATAACCTAATTTAACAAAAACGGCCTTATCTATATCACCCTTATCACCGTCACAGTTATAATCGGTGCCCAAAAATACTTCAGGCTCCTCAGAATCGGGATGCACTAACGGGTCACTATCATCACAATCTTCCCCATTCCCACCATTGGCACTCCCTTCATATCCATCACCATCTTTATCTTTTGCACAGGCAAGCGGATTTTGATCGTTATTGGGTATACGCGGGCAGTTATCTTTGTTATCACAAATTTTATCAAAATCACTATCACCACCCAAGGCATCACAAGCCGTTTCACAAACATCACCACGGCCATCACCATCGGCATCCTCTTGGTCTTTATTTGGAGTACCGGGACAATTGTCACACATGAAAGTCCCTTTATCTTTATCGGCACAACCATCTAAATCATCAAAAAATCCATCACCATCCTCATCACACTTTGCCGTAAACGGAACAGTTTGTACTCCTTCTGTTTTACCCGATAACAACGCAGCTGCTGCCACTTCCTGGTCGTAAGCAACATCAGGATTAAAATCACACCCGTCAGTAATGCCATCGCAATCGGTATCGCCGATACCACATTTAGCACCTTCTCCTTTATCCGGACCATTACCACCCGACGACCCGCCACCGCAGGCAATAAAAGTTAAAAGAAGTAAAATAACACCAGTTAAAGGGATGGACTTTTTCATAAATGTGGACCTCTCATTAAAGATAAGCAAACCCAGTGCCAAAAACCCTTTAAGAATACGGTTTTAATGCTTTTTTTAAGTTCTCCCCATACGGTGCCAGGCACGCCTATAAAATATTGATAAATAACAATATTTTACTTACAACTCTCCAAAAAACCGCTCATAACATAACAAAAAGGGGGCTCTGTATGTGATAAGCACCCCAACAACAGAGCTTAAAACGTCAAAAATTTGTGGGGTTTATTCCTCAAAACGGGAGAAAAACCCCTCTTTTAAATTGCGTCTTGAAAAAGAAAAGGACCTGTATCATAAGGTGGAAAAGGGGTTCTTCAATTTTTAACCAAGGAACAAGGTATGATTACAGAAAAGATTAAGGAACTCATTAACCAGGAAATTTCTAAAAATAGTGTTGGGCAAACCGAAGGGAATAAAAAAGCCAAAGTAATTGCCATCTGCTCGCAAAAAGGCGGCGTGGGTAAAACAACCACGGCTGTTAATTTGGGTGCTGCACTCTCGCAATTTCATAAAAAAAGAATTTTAGTGGTAGATCTCGATCCACAGGGCCATGTTGAAAAATCTTTGGGAGCCATTATTCCCGAAGGCGTAGAATACACACCACTGTCATCAATACTCATTGCTAAAAAAGGAAATATTTTAGACTCGGTAATAAAAACCGATATCAATTCGTTTCATATTACCCCCGGCGATAAAGCTTTGTACGAAACTGAAGGGGTGCTCACCACCAAAATTGGTCGCGAACTTATTTTGTCGCAATCGCTTAAATTAGCACGCACTCATTACGACTACATCATTTTAGACTGCCCTCCCAATTTGGGCAATTTAACCATCAACGCACTCTGCGCCTCCGATTACGCCATCGTTCCCTGCGAAATGTCGGTTTTGGCTTTTGAAGGGGTAACCGATTTACTTGAAAGTTTGGAAATGATTAACGAGCGCCTAAACCCCAAGCTTAAGGTGTTGGGCGTTTTGTTTACACGCGTAGACGGCCGCAACATCACCATGAATGAACTGGTGGAACAAAATTTAAAAAGCTTTTTTAAAGGAAATATTTTTAAAAGTCGCATCACGGTAAATACCGATCTTAATAAAGCCCAACTGGAGGGACGTCCGGTTTTTGATTATTCGCCCTCTTCCACGGGTTCTAACAATTATCAGCACTTTGCCGATGAATTACTCAAGCAAATTGCCGGACGTAAAACCAAGGAAGCGCGCTCCTAAATTGTTATAAAAAAATAACGCACAAATAAGATGATGGGCTTGTCATGATCTTTTAAGGGGCCTATAAAGAGAGAATGAAAAAGTTTTTATTTCTCTTTGTTTTTATTTCTTTTACAGGCTGTGGATCGGGCCTTAATCTTTTTTCTATTAGTGACGATCGTAATTTTGGCGAAGACATTAGCCAAGAAATTGAAAACGACCCCGATACTTACCCCCTTTTAAACCGTGATGACTACCCCGAAGCCTATGCCTATTTAGAAGATATCCGCGATGAAGTTTTAAACAGTGGCGTTGTGGATCATCGTGATGACTTTGACTGGGAAGTTCACATCATTAATGACGACGAAGTTTTAAATGCCTTTGCTACCCCCGGTGGCTACCTTTATTTTTACACAGGGCTTATTAAATTTTTAGACACCGAAGACTCACTAGCAGGCGTGATGGGTCACGAAATTGCCCACGCTGCCGAACGGCATTCTACCGAAATGCTCACCACCCAATATGGCGTATCCACACTCCTCGCCATTTTACTAGGACAAGATCAAAACATTTTGGTAGACATAGCCCAAACTTTTGCCACACTTGATTATTCGCGTGAAAATGAATCTGATGCCGATGAACATTCTGTGGCTTACCTGGCCGGAACATTCTATGCCTGTAACGGCGCCGCCGACTTTTTTGAAAAACTTATCGAAGAAGACTTAGACGGTGGCACTCCCGAATTTTTAAGTACGCACCCCAGCCCCGAATCACGTGTAGACAACATCAATAGCCTGGCCAATGAAGAAGGTTGCGATACCACACCCTCTGGACGTGATTATGACGCTTTTAAGGATATGTTGCCGTAGTTAAATCATTATTTGCCCCTCCCCAATCAATCTGCTAGTTCTTTAATTATTCATGAAGCTTTCTGAATTTTCAGTTAAAAACCCGCTCGTCACCAATTCTCTTACTTTTTTTATCATCATTATTGGCCTTATTTCTCTTTTTAATATCGAACGTGAAGCTTTTCCAAACTTTTCGTTTGATATTGTCACTGTGCGCACCAATTATATTGGAGCCTCACCCGATGTAATAGAAAAGCGCATCACCATCCCCATCGAAAAAGAAGTACGCGAGGTGGATGATTTAGATGAAGTGGGAAGCATTTCGATTGAGGGCATGTCGCTACTCATCATCAAATTAAATCCTAATGCGTCCGATAAAAATAAAATTATCAGTGATATCGAACGGGCTGTTGAAGAAGCCGAAGATTTGCCTGCTGATCTGGATAAAAGACCGGTTGTAAAAGAAATAAAAGTAAAAGACACACCGGTTTTAGAAGTGACTTTATCAGGCGATTTACCCTATAGCGCCATCCGCGAACTGGCCAAAGATTTGGAAGATGAGCTTTTGGATTTAAACGGTGTTTCAGCAGTAGCACGCCGAGGCTTTAAAGACCGCGAAGTGCATGTGAATGTAAATCCCGATAAAATGAAAGACTATAAAATTTCATTCCCGCAAGTGATGGCAGCGTTAGCTCAAAAAAATATCAACGTACCGGGTGGTCTTTTAAAAGGAGAGAAAAAAGAACTGATTATCCGTACCAACGGCGAACTTGAAAATAAAGAGGACGTGGAGAATGTGATTATTCGAGCCAACGATCAAGGCCACTGGGTGCAAGTAAAAGATGTAGCCAAAGTAGAAGATGGTTTTGCCGATGTGCAAACCAAAACACGCACCGATGGCCGCGAATCGATTAATTTACAAATTATTAAAGATGATTCGGCCGATGCTATCCGCCTAAAAAAGAAAATTACCGACAAAATTGAAAATTTTATCGCCAAAAATGAACCCAAACTCAAATACGGTATTGTGGAGGATATTTCATATTACATTGAACGACGTTTGAGTGTACTGACCTCTAACGGGTGGATTGGCCTTATTTTAGTATTGGTGCCGCTTGTCCTATTCCTTTCGGTGCGCATTGCCATTAGTGCCGCTATCGGTATGCCGGTAGCTCTCTTAGGCGCTTTTGCCATCATGTACTGGACGGGCATTTCAATTAATCTCATCTCCATGTTTGGGCTTATTATGGTTCTGGGGATGCTGGTGGATGAAGATATTGTGGTGGCCGAAAATATTAACCGTTACTTGGAAAAAGGTTACTCACACGAAGAAGCCTCTATTAAAGGGGCCGAAGAAGTAGTCCCTGCCATAATTTCGGTAGTGCTTACTACCATCATTGCTTTTGTTCCCCTCCTGATGATGACGGGTATTTTTGGAAAATTTATTGGCGATATCCCCAAAGTAGTAATCATCACACTTTTTGTATCTGCCTTTGAAGCACTTTTTATTTTACCTTCGCACATTTCTGATTTGCACCGGGCGAGTGGAGATAAAAAAGTAAAAATGCTCGAAAAAATAAAACAGCATCATACTTTTAATCGAATTCGCGATGCCTATATCCGTACTCTTAAAAAGTGTTTAGATAAACCCAAGCTTACATTAGGCATTTCTTTTGGAATAGTTGTGTCAGCTTTTATTTATGCAACTTTTGGACTTAAATTTATTTTATTTCCAGCCAAAGGCATTGAACAATTTTTTATACGAGCTAAAGCGCCTGTAGGAACACGCTTGGCCGTTACAGAAGATTTAATACTGCCACTTGAAAAAATGGCTGCGTCGCTTCCTAAAAACGAACTTGATCACTATGTAACCGAACTTGGAATTATTCAAAATGATCCCGGCGACCCTTTTACCGAGCGCGGCACTCATTTAGCCCAGGTAAAAGTTTATTTAACCCCTGAAAACGCGCGCAAACGTTCGGCCGATGACATCATGGACGATTTTAGAAAGCATTCCCCCCAAATCCCTGGCTTCACAAAAATTTATTTCGATCCCGTGAAACCTGGCCCTCCCGTAGGAAAGCCGGTAGCGGTTAAAATTAAAGGTGATGATTTTGAAACCATGGCAAAAATTGCAGACCTTTTTAAAGAGGCACTTACTACCGTAAAAGGAGTAAAGGACATTACTGACGATTATGAACCGGGCAAGGGCGAACTGATGATGGAGATTGATGAAGATAAAGCTCATCAGGCAGGCCTTACGCTTGACACTATTGCTCTTAATATCCGTCATGCCTTTGAAGGAGGCAAAGCTACCACCATTCGTAAAACGGATGACGAAATTGATGTGGTGGTACGCTATCCCGAAAGTGAACGATTTAACAAGGAGGCCCTTGCTAATTTGGAAATTCCCAACCCATGGGGAGGCATGACACCAGTGAATAAAATTGCCACATTTAAGGAAGCCCCAGGAACACTCTCCATTAAACATCTCGATTTTAAACGCGTGCTTACCGTTACCGCCAATGTAGATGAAGACATTACAACATCGGGCAAGGTAAATGCTTATTTGGAGGATAAATTTCAAAATATTTCTAAAGAGTATCCCGGCTATATTATCCACTACGGCGGAGAAGAAGAAGATACGCAAGAATCG
This is a stretch of genomic DNA from bacterium. It encodes these proteins:
- a CDS encoding FAD-binding oxidoreductase — translated: MMKIDPPKLKKTALSKIEEIVGLHNLSFSHIDRLNYSRDSNFKSALQNHYNKTECFPDIIVWPQTTEQVQKLVKVAVRHQIPIIPYGGGSGVCGGTLPIYGGMIIDLKKMNRILKVDTQNMLVEAECGILQKVFEDELNRRGFTLGHTPSSILCASLGGCLAARSAGQQSTKYGKIEDMIYDFEVVTGTGEIIRTRNINNISGLDLNQMFVGSEGTLGIITKARLKMYPLPEATLFEGFKFPNMETAIDAIRRILQSGIKPSVVRLYDSLDTLILLSSKHGDSKMKWPGFFKPVSDELKNFGLRLGLKVPSLFQVASRVANAGCLVVFLWEGNKRVVTEEQKISSSIALGLGGQSLGEEPGKFWLQNRYHVSYKASKLFTAGAFTDTIEIAATWDKLHTLYKKMISALKGSVFVMAHLSHVYSDGGSLYFTFVAPMKGLRRSERLYDKVWGKALTTCQKYGGVISHHHGIGRLKAKYMPDEWGEGASLFRALKKTYDPLGIMNPGKLYGDKKDKKKAA
- a CDS encoding thrombospondin type 3 repeat-containing protein, with translation MKKSIPLTGVILLLLTFIACGGGSSGGNGPDKGEGAKCGIGDTDCDGITDGCDFNPDVAYDQEVAAAALLSGKTEGVQTVPFTAKCDEDGDGFFDDLDGCADKDKGTFMCDNCPGTPNKDQEDADGDGRGDVCETACDALGGDSDFDKICDNKDNCPRIPNNDQNPLACAKDKDGDGYEGSANGGNGEDCDDSDPLVHPDSEEPEVFLGTDYNCDGDKGDIDKAVFVKLGYSGTTFNGTQGSLANPYTNLAEALGDDKVVDGSTLVVFNGDSEVDAALNVSKSVSILGGYYCTNQNTGLAACDTIDHVTRDFNTQGYPTHITSLTADKSTLFNITGANVIVDGINMRVKGGYKAVSYDAPDTDHVKFTLQNSVIVNEASASMTNQIVYINIEDLTHFHADPTINIVNNNISTATGTGTPSEVFAIKIEQADLDDLVELNIHKNIVKLDVPGTLLYGIYVSCAEEGKTFSGTFASITNNEITIASATSNYGIKMLRYGFEIIKNKIVIKDEIFTSYQTGSKSIGIESVDSYLALANVVGNYMAISLGSGNKTYTINAFNGSNTNLAMFNNTVKTDSYGEGEGVIQLQNFDNRSIKIANNIILTENGLSVAIQEIDPDSQAETAAEENWTVDLVKNNIFDSDFDADQYGHAGVYGDIDSLYDNPECSDLTSARDDQTAIDTYIGSCATDICDNDPGYNPREAGDVIACLATYKSYCNSVRIVHCSEEHYSYYDTVADMEAALGATVASDNVSASEASLSISENYKVHGGPAISARVYPIPADLLKYYDTDLDGNPRQADGHIDIGCYEYTPAPDAQ
- a CDS encoding ParA family protein yields the protein MITEKIKELINQEISKNSVGQTEGNKKAKVIAICSQKGGVGKTTTAVNLGAALSQFHKKRILVVDLDPQGHVEKSLGAIIPEGVEYTPLSSILIAKKGNILDSVIKTDINSFHITPGDKALYETEGVLTTKIGRELILSQSLKLARTHYDYIILDCPPNLGNLTINALCASDYAIVPCEMSVLAFEGVTDLLESLEMINERLNPKLKVLGVLFTRVDGRNITMNELVEQNLKSFFKGNIFKSRITVNTDLNKAQLEGRPVFDYSPSSTGSNNYQHFADELLKQIAGRKTKEARS
- a CDS encoding M48 family metalloprotease, whose translation is MKKFLFLFVFISFTGCGSGLNLFSISDDRNFGEDISQEIENDPDTYPLLNRDDYPEAYAYLEDIRDEVLNSGVVDHRDDFDWEVHIINDDEVLNAFATPGGYLYFYTGLIKFLDTEDSLAGVMGHEIAHAAERHSTEMLTTQYGVSTLLAILLGQDQNILVDIAQTFATLDYSRENESDADEHSVAYLAGTFYACNGAADFFEKLIEEDLDGGTPEFLSTHPSPESRVDNINSLANEEGCDTTPSGRDYDAFKDMLP
- a CDS encoding efflux RND transporter permease subunit, which gives rise to MKLSEFSVKNPLVTNSLTFFIIIIGLISLFNIEREAFPNFSFDIVTVRTNYIGASPDVIEKRITIPIEKEVREVDDLDEVGSISIEGMSLLIIKLNPNASDKNKIISDIERAVEEAEDLPADLDKRPVVKEIKVKDTPVLEVTLSGDLPYSAIRELAKDLEDELLDLNGVSAVARRGFKDREVHVNVNPDKMKDYKISFPQVMAALAQKNINVPGGLLKGEKKELIIRTNGELENKEDVENVIIRANDQGHWVQVKDVAKVEDGFADVQTKTRTDGRESINLQIIKDDSADAIRLKKKITDKIENFIAKNEPKLKYGIVEDISYYIERRLSVLTSNGWIGLILVLVPLVLFLSVRIAISAAIGMPVALLGAFAIMYWTGISINLISMFGLIMVLGMLVDEDIVVAENINRYLEKGYSHEEASIKGAEEVVPAIISVVLTTIIAFVPLLMMTGIFGKFIGDIPKVVIITLFVSAFEALFILPSHISDLHRASGDKKVKMLEKIKQHHTFNRIRDAYIRTLKKCLDKPKLTLGISFGIVVSAFIYATFGLKFILFPAKGIEQFFIRAKAPVGTRLAVTEDLILPLEKMAASLPKNELDHYVTELGIIQNDPGDPFTERGTHLAQVKVYLTPENARKRSADDIMDDFRKHSPQIPGFTKIYFDPVKPGPPVGKPVAVKIKGDDFETMAKIADLFKEALTTVKGVKDITDDYEPGKGELMMEIDEDKAHQAGLTLDTIALNIRHAFEGGKATTIRKTDDEIDVVVRYPESERFNKEALANLEIPNPWGGMTPVNKIATFKEAPGTLSIKHLDFKRVLTVTANVDEDITTSGKVNAYLEDKFQNISKEYPGYIIHYGGEEEDTQESMASLFRALIIAMLLILFVLLFTFGNLKQTLILMLMIPCGMVGIILGFGLHGEPLTFLAMLGMVGLTGVVVDGGTLIFLHINQMRKEGMPLKEAIIEGCLVRFRPIFLTTLTTVLGVFPAAYGIGGNDPFITPMALALNWGLAGSIFFTLLFIPTVYYVVMRGEEKIKEQFKKYFPTKE